A region of Vigna radiata var. radiata cultivar VC1973A chromosome 10, Vradiata_ver6, whole genome shotgun sequence DNA encodes the following proteins:
- the LOC106774822 gene encoding uncharacterized protein LOC106774822: MGNLSYFLGFEVARSSTGIHLSQRKYALDLLRETGMIAAAPISTPMNFSTKVSYEGQPLEDPTVFRRLIGRLIYLTNTRPDITCVVHCLSQYVASPTQAHHQAAFRILHYIKNTPGQGIFLSATSSLTLKAYSDSD, encoded by the coding sequence atgGGTAACTTGTCTTATTTTTTGGGTTTCGAGGTTGCTCGCAGCTCTACAGGCATTCATCtctcccaaaggaagtatgcaCTGGATCTTCTTCGAGAAACTGGGATGATCGCAGCTGCCCCTATCAGTACACCCATGAATTTCTCTACCAAAGTCTCCTATGAAGGCCAACCACTCGAGGATCCCACTGTTTTTCGTCGTTTGATTGGGCGCCTAATTTATCTCACAAACACACGTCCTGACATAACTTGTGTTGTTCATTGTCTCAGCCAGTATGTTGCTTCACCCACTCAAGCTCATCACCAAGCTGCCTTTCGCATACTACATTACATAAAAAACACTCCTGGACAGGGCATCTTCCTCAGCGCTACCAGCTCACTCACACTCAAAGCTTACAGCGACTCTGACTAG
- the LOC106774419 gene encoding nuclear transcription factor Y subunit C-9: protein MDHQGHGQNPSMGVVGSGAQLPYGSNPYQQGQITGPPGSVVASVGTIQSTGQPAGAQLGQHQLAYQHIHQQQQHQLQQQLQQFWSNQYQEIEKVTDFKNHSLPLARIKKIMKADEDVRMISAEAPVIFARACEMFILELTLRSWNHTEENKRRTLQKNDIAAAITRTDIFDFLVDIVPREDLKDEVLASIPRGTMPVGGPADALPYCYMPPQHAPQVGTGGVIMGKPVMDPNMYAQQSHPYMAPQMWPQPPDQRQPSPEH, encoded by the coding sequence ATGGATCATCAAGGGCATGGCCAGAACCCATCCATGGGGGTTGTTGGTAGTGGAGCTCAATTACCATATGGTTCTAACCCATATCAGCAAGGCCAAATAACTGGACCACCAGGGTCGGTTGTGGCATCGGTTGGGACCATTCAGTCTACTGGTCAACCTGCTGGAGCACAGCTTGGACAGCATCAACTTGCTTATCAGCATATTCAtcagcaacaacaacatcagCTTCAGCAACAGCTCCAACAATTTTGGTCAAATCAGTACCAAGAAATTGAGAAGGTTACTGATTTCAAGAACCACAGTCTTCCCCTGGCAAGGATCAAGAAGATTATGAAGGCTGATGAGGATGTTAGAATGATTTCAGCTGAGGCACCAGTCATCTTTGCAAGGGCATGTGAAATGTTCATATTAGAGTTAACCCTGCGTTCTTGGAATCACACTGAAGAGAACAAAAGGAGAACACTTCAAAAAAATGACATTGCTGCAGCAATCACAAGGACTGACATCTTTGATTTCTTGGTTGACATTGTACCCCGTGAGGACTTGAAAGATGAAGTGCTTGCATCAATCCCTAGAGGAACAATGCCTGTTGGAGGGCCCGCTGATGCTCTTCCATACTGCTACATGCCTCCTCAGCATGCTCCTCAAGTTGGAACCGGTGGTGTCATAATGGGTAAGCCTGTAATGGACCCAAACATGTATGCTCAGCAGTCTCACCCCTACATGGCACCACAGATGTGGCCCCAGCCTCCAGACCAACGTCAGCCATCTCCAGAACATTAG